ataattcactgtatcacaattccagtgggtcagaagtttacatacactaagttgactgtgcctttaaacagcttggaacattccagaaaatgatgtcatggctttagaagcttctgattggctaattgacataatttgagtcaattggaggtgtacctgtggatgtatttcaaggctacCTTCAAAcgctgtgcctctttgcttgacatcatgggaaaatcaaaataaatcagcctcagaaaaataattgtagatcACCACAAGACaaaaatcgtactttttggagaaatgtcctctggtgtgatgaaacagaaatagaactgtttggccataatgaccattgttatgtttggaggaaaaaggtggttgcttgcaagccgaagaacaccatcccaaccgtgaagcacgggggtggcagcatcatgctgtgggggtgctttgctgcaggagggactggtgcacttcacaaaatagatggcatcatgaggaaggaaaattatgtggatatattgaatcaacatctcaagacatcagtcaggaagttaaagcttggtcgcaaatgggtcttccaaatggacaatgaccccaagcatacttccaaagttgtggcaaaatggcgtaaggacaacaaagtcaaggtattggagtggccatcacaaagccctgacctcaatcctatagaaaatgtgtgggcagaactgaaaaagcgtttgcgagcaaggaggcctacaaacctgactcagttacaccagctctgtcaggaggaatgggccaaaattcacccaacttattgtgggaagcttgtggaaggctacccgaaacgtttgacccatgttaaacaatttaaaggcaatgctaccaaatactaattgagtgtatgtaaacttctgacccactaggaatgtgatgaaagaaataaaagctgaaataaatcattctctctactattattcttacatttcacattcttaaaataaagtgatgatcctaactgacctaagagtttttactaggattaagtgtcaggaattgtgaaaaactgagtttaaatgtatttggttaagttGTATATAACTTCCGACTTGAACTGTATATACATGTATGTAGTGCTTTTTACCAAATGTGAATTGCCTCAGAATAGCATCTTTCAGCTATATAAACAGATTTTGAAGGTCTTGTTTGTGTTTTATAACGGTTAATAAAACTGGTCTGACACTTTCTCACTCCCCTGCAGATGCAAGCAAAGACTTGAAGAGTATCCTGATGGCCCTGCTGGAGATGGTTGCCAGTAAGAAGGTTTCAGGACACGGCAGAGACCAGGCCCTGAACCTGCTGAGCAGGAACGTGCCTCGCAAGGACAAGAAAGACCCTGACCACTCCAAGAGCCTCTTCACCATCGACCATGGTGAGTGAGTGGGTTAGCTTTGATTATGATCTGTGACACTAAGTAGGCCTTTGATAAAGTTGTTCACTGTTTATGAAAGTGAAGTCTTAAAGTATGTCATTATTTTCTGGTTTGTAGTGAAAGATAAGTTGAATATGGAGTACTGAGAGTATCAACTTATTTTAGAGAAGTTGCCATTCATCTTGCTTTGTGAACCCCCCGCCAGGTCTGAAGAAGATCCTGAAGGTGTGTGGCCAGATACCTGACCTCCCAGACCAGCTGCCCATGACAGAGAACACTCAGCTCATCGCCAGTGTGCTGCTTGACAAGCTCTGGGACGACCTGCGCTGTGACCCCGAGAGAGACCACTACAGGGAAGTCTGTGACGAGTACATCAAGTGAGTTACATATTAGTAACATAACAGTAACATACAAGTAGCATATCTATGGATCATTTTCAAAGTTtctattgtaatgtaatgtaattgttTACGAGTAGCATATCTAATGAGAGTAACATCATACAGAGATTGATAGATATCTGTGATGCACGCATACATCATGAGTAATGTTACAACAGGGGAAGTATCTAACAGCACTATAGAATTGACGATGGTGATGGGTACTAAATCAGCTGACAGTAACATTTATTCCTGACCTCTCCCTCATCTACCCTTAACCCTACTCCCCCTGACCCTGACTCTTTCCACAGAGGCAAATTTGACCCCAACGACATGGACAGGAACATCCACGCCATCAACGCTCTGTCAGGCCTGCTGCAGGGACCCTTTGAGGTGGGCAACCAGCTGGTGGGTCGCCAGGGCATCATGGAGATGATGGTGGCGCTGTGCGGCTCTGAGCGTGAGGTGGACCAGATGGTCGCCGTGGAAGCGCTGATCCACTCCTCGACGAAGATGAGCCGCGCCTCCTTCATCATCACCAATGGCGTGTCGCTGCTCAAAGACATCTACAAGAAGACCAAGAACGAGAAGATCAAGATCCGTGCGCTGGTGGTGAGTGAGCTGTAGATTTCCATACTATGGTAAGACGGGATGGAATAGAAATGTGCTCTTTTGAGGGGTTCATTTGATAGATCTTCATGTTTGATAACAATACAGGGACTCTTCAGATTTATCGAAGTGTAACTTTCCTTCCAAGTTCATGAACTCactgttttgtgtgtgtctgtgtcccccTTTCTCCAGGGTCTGTGTAAGCTGGGTTCAGCAGGGGGAGATGATTATAGTATGAGGCAGTTTGCTGAGGGCTCCACTGAGAAACTGGCCAAGCAGTGCAGGAAGTGAGTCTTGTTTTTGTGGTTGGTAGCTTTGAAAACTTATCTGCCATTATGTAACTTTGTGGTCTTAATATCACTGAAGTATTCATAGACAGATCACAGACAAAAAAAGTATTatggaccagtataaaaaaatatgtattcactaactgtaagtcgctctggataagagcgtctgctaaatgactaaaatgtaaatgtaaatgtacaactaTCAGGAGTAATAGAATGTGAACATATCTGTACCCTTATACTTTACTAATTACACACCAAGTCCAGACAATTACGACTCTTTATCTGGATAATTATAGGCTATTTGTATTGATATATTGACGTGTTTGAGCTGCATAGAGAACAATATTATATTCCCTCAGTGTGATTTAGAAATGGCTGTTAGCCCGGTTCCCTGTTAACCCTCTTCCTGTGTGTCAGGTGGTTGTGTAACTCTGCCATGGACACGAAGACCAGGAAGTGGGCTATAGAAGGTCTGGCCTACCTGACCCAAGACGCTGATGTAAAGGATGACTTTGTTGAGGACGAGCCTGCCATGAAAGCCATGTTTGAACTGGCCAAGGTAGGAACTGTACTATTAAAGACAGAGCAGAGTCCCAACTCATAGCACATAACATGAGCATAGTGGCATTAAAGGGTGCATATGTGACCTGGAGGAGAGTACTAAACGTCGCTCTTCCCTGTTTCCTTGTGATACAGTCTAAAGATAAGACCATCCTGTATGCTGTGGCCTGTACCCTGGTCAACTGCACCAACAGCTATGAGAAGAAAGAGATCATGCCTGAGCTGGTTCAGCTGGCCAAATTCTCCAAGCAGCACGTCCCTGAGCAACACCCCAAGGTAAGATAAGAGAAAGACACAGGCCTCCCCCTGTCTGTCCAGCAGGCAGAACTGTACAACAAGCTCgcatagtcaacttacatacatctctgacacacacaccagacatgccaccaggggtcttttcatagTCCCAAAATCCAGAACAAActcaagaaagtgtacagtattatatagagccattatcaacagcaaacctggtttcaaaaacagataaagcaacacctcacggcacaacgcctctccgctatttgacctagatattttgtgtgcATGTATTGATGTGTAGCTATTTGTgccatttttaaatgtatgtagttctgtccttgagctgttgttgtctattaatgttctgtattatgtcatgtttcatgctctgtgtggaacccaggaagagtagcagctgctttcgcaacagctaatggggatcctaataaaatacaaaatacacaaaaaGTCATCCTTATTTATGTCAGGGAAGAACTGTACACCAAGTCACTGTCATTCAGCACTGTAAATTAAACTAGGATAAAGGTTATACACATGACTATGCTGCTCTCTACTGTAAGCAAAGTTCTATTTTTATTGTGAGGTCCTAGGTATATTGGCTGAGGGAGGTGTTGACAATACACACACTTCTCTGCCCTTAGGACAAGAAGGATTTCATCCAGAAGAGAGTGAAGAGGATGCTAAAGGGAGGGGTCATCTCAGCTCTCACTGTCATGGTGAAAGCAGACAACCTTCTCCTGACTGACCAGACCAAAGAGATGCTGGCAAGGTGAGCAACCTGGGACTGTACCAGGCTCGAGCATTTAGCTGTCacagacattcttatccagagccaaCCTACAGTCAGTACATGCAATAAGCAATACTGCAGAACAAATGAGATTGAAATCAATGGTGTTTGCTTTTATCCGCAGGGTCTTCCTTGCCTTGGCAGATGATGCCAAAGACCGTGGCACGATTTGCGCCCATGGAGGGGGCAAGGTGAGTGACAGACACAACAGACTCATCAGATCCTCCATTCTAGTATCATCACTGTTTCAACCTATAACCAGCCTTACATTTGATTTATTACCCTTATCTAACCAGTAGGTTTCTGACTGTATTAAGAAAACATTATCTTTTTCAAAACAACTATGAGGTGTCATAGTGAAAACTATTAACTAGTGAGCTCGGATCAGTCATGTGGTGTCTGCCCAACCATAGTCAcatgtaggctacagtatgtcATAATGTCATGTTAAGGGTTGAagcatgtgtgtgggtgtgtctgaaCCTCTGATCTCTTGCTGTGTGATCCCCAGGCTCTGATCCCATTGGCTCTGGAGGGAACAGCTATAGGGAAAATAAGGGCCGCCCACGCCCTGGCCAAGATCGCTGCTGTCTCCAACCCAGAGATTGCTTTCCCAGGAGAGAGGGTAAGAGCCTGTCTGACCACTACCTGTTACATGGGGGAGAGGGTGTGGGCTGGTATGGGAAAGGGAAGTGACTCATAACTAAAATATTTATCTTGCATTCACTAAAACAATTTTTTTCAACTCAACTTTATTCTTCTTTCTCTGTCCTTCATATCCTTTCTTCCTATGTCCCTCTCTTTCTGAttcctgctctctttctctctcttaccctACCTCCCTCACCCTGccttgtcatctctctctctgatagatCTATGAGGTGGTGCGTCCTCTGGTCAGCCTGTTGCACCCTGAGAGAGACGGAGTGCAGAACTACGAGGCACTTCTGAGTCTCACCAACTTGGCTGGTCTCAACGACAAACTGAGGTGAGGCCTGTTAGTTTACCAACCACACCacagtatgtatgcatgtataacCCAACTAAACACCTGAGACTATTACAGATTATTCAACAATCACTATAAAGTAATAGAGGTGTGAGAGGACAAGTGTGTGTCTAATAAGTGTCCAATAAGTTTGTTCAAATAAATATGACAGTAAACAGAAAACAGCTGTGGGCTCAGATATGTTCTGGGGACTTTCCagagtttttattttttatttttttattactgTTGCTGCTAGAGCGTTTTGAGTGGAGGAGATGAGATGGTTGCGTGATTTCTTAACTCTTTCCTCCCATCCTCCACGGCTCCAGAGTGAAGATCCTGAAAGAGAAGGCTCTCCCTGAGATTGAGCAGTACATGTTTGAAGACCATGACCATATCAGACAGGCAGCCACAGAGTGCATGTGCAACCTGGTGACGTGCAAAGAGGTGAGAGGACACCCCTCAATCTTACGGAACAATGTCATcacatacagtgtgtgtgttgtgtatgcaGGTAACAAACGTGTCACCCAGTGTAACTAATGTCACCATTGTGTGTTCAGGTGCAGGATCGGTACCTGGAGGATGGGAATGATAGGCTGAAGCTGCTGGTGCTGATGTGTGCTGAAGACGATGAAAAGCTCCAGAGAGCTGCAGCAGGAGCACTGGCCATGCTCACTGCTGCCCAGAAGAAACTGTGCACCAAGATGACCCTGGTGGTATGTCTGTCTGGTTGCATTCACACTAGTACACTCAACTTGGGGTGACCCAAAGGCAGTTGCTGTGCAAAGATACTAACTTAATTGAACTGCCGAATTGTCTCAATCAATCACAACACTGTATCATCACAACATTGATTATAGTTATGACTTAATCAATACAACAATGATTAGTTATACATTACTTATTCAATATGTACGGTGAGCCCTCATCCACTTCATCACTTTGAATGACAAATATTTTCTCGGTTCTCTCCACAGACTTTGCAGTGGATGGAGATCCTTCAGAGGCTGATTCTCCATGACCAGCCCCAGATCCAGCACAGAGGCCTGGTGATCGTGTACAACATACTGAACTCGGACGACAACGAGCTGGCAAAGAAGCTGATCGAGAGCGAGATCCTGGAGATCCTGACAGTGATTGGCAA
The sequence above is a segment of the Coregonus clupeaformis isolate EN_2021a chromosome 16, ASM2061545v1, whole genome shotgun sequence genome. Coding sequences within it:
- the LOC121584952 gene encoding protein unc-45 homolog B-like; this translates as MEEMADPIQLKDEGNKHFQAGEVDKAIECYTKAIKLCKDKKVLAVIYRNRSACFLKKESYTNAASDASKAIDVDATDVKALFRRCQALEKLGKLDMAFKDVQRCSTIEPKNKTFLETLRRLGAEIQAKLKTTFSTDSRVQNMFDILLDEEMDNDKKEKAANNLVVLAREDAGAERIFQNNGVPLLLDMLETGKVEMVLAAIRTFAGMCTGHKARTMAIIHLVGIDKLCSIMAVDNEDIALATSDLFQCINDSLTGGDRRIYGKEEALALDASKDLKSILMALLEMVASKKVSGHGRDQALNLLSRNVPRKDKKDPDHSKSLFTIDHGLKKILKVCGQIPDLPDQLPMTENTQLIASVLLDKLWDDLRCDPERDHYREVCDEYIKGKFDPNDMDRNIHAINALSGLLQGPFEVGNQLVGRQGIMEMMVALCGSEREVDQMVAVEALIHSSTKMSRASFIITNGVSLLKDIYKKTKNEKIKIRALVGLCKLGSAGGDDYSMRQFAEGSTEKLAKQCRKWLCNSAMDTKTRKWAIEGLAYLTQDADVKDDFVEDEPAMKAMFELAKSKDKTILYAVACTLVNCTNSYEKKEIMPELVQLAKFSKQHVPEQHPKDKKDFIQKRVKRMLKGGVISALTVMVKADNLLLTDQTKEMLARVFLALADDAKDRGTICAHGGGKALIPLALEGTAIGKIRAAHALAKIAAVSNPEIAFPGERIYEVVRPLVSLLHPERDGVQNYEALLSLTNLAGLNDKLRVKILKEKALPEIEQYMFEDHDHIRQAATECMCNLVTCKEVQDRYLEDGNDRLKLLVLMCAEDDEKLQRAAAGALAMLTAAQKKLCTKMTLVTLQWMEILQRLILHDQPQIQHRGLVIVYNILNSDDNELAKKLIESEILEILTVIGKAMNNPKRQIVIDVARTCLVKAMDLGLIKPFTTPS